In a genomic window of Holophagales bacterium:
- a CDS encoding endonuclease/exonuclease/phosphatase family protein: protein MAARPSRRGIRGRGCDGTTTLGGDDRHLTLASFNVENLSAAGPAERFTRIGEAIARRVGGPDVVALEEVQDDSGPAGKGDGVVTSRKTLDALVAGIVAAGGPRYEAVWIDPVEGREGGQPGGNIRVALLLNPARVTLVKRGEAGPLDATEPEGRGRKMHLTLSPGRVAPRSAAFTLTEGEGVRRSLAVELRFRGKPLFVVANHWSSKSDDDRAFGATQPPRTPTAPRRLAQAREIRAFVERLLAADPKARVVVLGDLNDFEHSEPVRLLGAAPLENLVVRVPPASRYTFNFEGASQVLDHVVVSPALAPGAAVEILHVNSDCADDKRVSDHDPVVVRVRVK from the coding sequence CTGGCCGCTCGCCCCTCTCGCCGTGGAATCCGAGGACGCGGCTGCGACGGGACGACGACGCTGGGCGGGGACGATCGCCACCTGACGCTCGCGTCCTTCAACGTCGAGAATCTCTCCGCCGCCGGCCCCGCCGAGCGCTTCACCCGGATCGGCGAAGCCATCGCCCGCCGGGTCGGCGGCCCCGACGTCGTGGCGCTGGAGGAAGTGCAGGACGACAGCGGCCCGGCCGGCAAGGGCGACGGCGTCGTCACGTCGCGAAAGACGCTCGATGCGCTGGTGGCCGGCATCGTAGCGGCGGGAGGCCCGCGTTACGAGGCGGTCTGGATCGACCCTGTCGAGGGGCGTGAAGGGGGACAGCCGGGAGGGAACATCCGCGTCGCCCTTCTCCTGAACCCGGCGCGCGTGACGCTCGTGAAACGGGGCGAGGCCGGCCCGCTCGACGCGACGGAGCCGGAAGGGCGCGGACGGAAGATGCACCTCACGCTCAGCCCCGGCCGCGTCGCGCCACGCTCGGCCGCCTTCACTCTCACCGAGGGCGAAGGAGTGCGGCGCTCCCTCGCCGTCGAGCTCCGCTTCCGCGGAAAGCCCCTGTTCGTCGTCGCGAATCACTGGTCCTCGAAGTCGGACGACGATCGCGCCTTCGGCGCGACGCAGCCCCCGCGGACACCGACGGCTCCCCGCCGGCTCGCACAGGCGCGGGAGATCCGCGCGTTCGTGGAGCGCCTCCTCGCGGCCGACCCGAAGGCCCGGGTCGTCGTTCTCGGCGACCTGAACGACTTCGAGCACTCGGAACCCGTCCGGCTCCTCGGCGCCGCGCCGCTCGAGAACCTCGTCGTGCGCGTCCCGCCCGCGAGCCGTTACACGTTCAACTTCGAGGGGGCCTCGCAGGTCCTCGACCACGTCGTCGTCTCCCCCGCCCTCGCGCCCGGCGCGGCCGTCGAGATCCTCCACGTCAACTCCGACTGCGCCGACGACAAGCGCGTGAGCGACCACGACCCGGTCGTCGTCCGGGTGCGGGTGAAGTAG
- a CDS encoding esterase-like activity of phytase family protein — MNSSALPRIPARLLHFAVLTALLATPAAGSDPQESPVTGLSFVGRTVLPRGLEFEGTRVGGLSGLAWDEESNRFWAISDDRGQHGPVRAYRFRIDLAAPGTATPPAVMVDGMLALTDAKGGPFPPASIDTEGIALAKGAFFVSTEAIVHRGVAAVIGEHGPDGRLRRELSLPPRYGLSPGRGIRENLGFEGLATSRNGRFLFAGIENALAQDGPVAGAGVPSPARILRFDLEKKGPPAEFAYRVDAVSTAPTTGKTFSVNGLSDLLPLDENRLLVLERQFVEGVGNAARIFAVSLEGAEDVSSRDSLSGTESLRWVKKTLLLDLADTGIPLENFEGMAFGPQLPDGRGTLVLVSDDNFNPVQEATTFLVFAVEKGPMTVARIQGAGHRSPLEGSWAFGVPGFVTAIDRDARYPGFWLESARPDGDPATSEGLFVLSSAAAALSPGQAVSVSGRVEEFSLPKGLSVTRLKASEAVPLAGEPPLPPPVKLFTERRVPSGIDDDGLALFEPASDAIDFWESLEGMRAEMPAGTVVGPASGRGDLVLRPDGAPAVPRTAADGVLLGEAGPSLDRVIAGRRIAGEMPRADVGARVGGPIAGIVDYAFSNYRFWPLAPLAVESEDAAATGRRRWAGTIAT; from the coding sequence ATGAACAGCAGCGCTCTCCCGCGCATCCCGGCCCGCCTCCTGCACTTCGCCGTCCTCACGGCACTTCTCGCCACTCCCGCGGCAGGCTCCGATCCGCAGGAGTCTCCCGTTACCGGCCTTTCCTTCGTGGGCCGAACCGTCCTGCCGCGAGGCCTCGAGTTCGAGGGGACGCGTGTCGGCGGCCTGTCGGGTCTCGCCTGGGACGAAGAGTCGAACCGCTTCTGGGCGATCTCGGACGACCGGGGACAGCACGGACCCGTCCGTGCCTACCGGTTTCGCATCGACCTCGCCGCGCCTGGCACCGCGACGCCTCCCGCAGTGATGGTGGACGGGATGCTCGCGCTCACCGACGCGAAGGGCGGGCCCTTCCCGCCGGCGTCGATCGACACGGAGGGGATCGCGCTCGCGAAGGGCGCGTTCTTCGTCTCGACGGAAGCGATCGTCCACCGTGGTGTCGCTGCGGTGATCGGCGAGCACGGGCCGGACGGCCGCCTCCGCCGCGAGCTCTCCCTTCCGCCCCGATACGGCCTCTCCCCGGGCCGCGGCATCCGCGAGAACCTCGGCTTCGAGGGGCTCGCCACGAGCCGCAACGGCCGGTTCCTCTTCGCCGGCATCGAGAACGCCCTCGCCCAGGATGGTCCGGTCGCCGGCGCCGGCGTCCCGAGCCCGGCGCGCATCCTGCGGTTCGACCTCGAGAAGAAGGGGCCCCCCGCGGAGTTCGCCTACCGGGTCGACGCCGTCTCGACCGCTCCTACGACCGGGAAGACGTTCAGCGTCAACGGCCTGTCGGACCTCCTCCCTCTCGACGAGAACCGGCTTCTCGTCCTCGAGCGCCAGTTCGTGGAGGGCGTCGGCAACGCGGCGCGCATCTTCGCGGTTTCGCTCGAAGGGGCCGAGGACGTCTCGAGCCGGGATTCCCTTTCCGGCACGGAGAGCCTGCGCTGGGTGAAGAAGACCCTTCTCCTCGACCTGGCCGACACCGGGATTCCGCTCGAGAACTTCGAGGGAATGGCCTTCGGCCCGCAGCTTCCGGACGGTCGCGGAACCCTCGTCCTCGTCAGCGACGATAACTTCAACCCCGTTCAGGAGGCGACGACCTTCCTCGTCTTCGCGGTCGAGAAGGGTCCCATGACCGTCGCCCGTATCCAGGGCGCAGGCCACCGCTCTCCTCTCGAAGGAAGCTGGGCCTTCGGCGTTCCGGGCTTCGTGACGGCGATCGACCGGGACGCCCGGTATCCCGGTTTCTGGCTCGAGTCGGCGCGGCCCGACGGCGACCCCGCGACGTCCGAGGGGCTCTTCGTTCTCTCTTCCGCCGCAGCCGCGCTCTCGCCGGGCCAGGCGGTCTCCGTCTCGGGGCGCGTCGAGGAGTTCTCCCTTCCGAAGGGTCTCTCGGTGACGCGGCTGAAGGCGTCCGAAGCGGTTCCCCTCGCGGGAGAGCCTCCCCTCCCTCCGCCGGTGAAGCTCTTCACCGAGCGCCGGGTGCCGTCCGGAATCGACGACGACGGCCTCGCCCTGTTCGAGCCCGCCTCCGACGCGATCGACTTCTGGGAGAGCCTCGAGGGGATGCGCGCGGAAATGCCCGCCGGTACGGTCGTCGGCCCGGCGTCGGGCCGCGGTGACCTCGTCCTGCGCCCGGACGGCGCCCCGGCCGTGCCGCGGACCGCCGCGGACGGCGTCCTCCTGGGCGAGGCAGGCCCGTCGCTCGACCGCGTGATCGCGGGACGCAGGATTGCGGGCGAGATGCCGCGTGCCGACGTCGGCGCGCGCGTGGGCGGCCCGATCGCGGGCATCGTCGACTACGCCTTCTCGAACTACCGGTTCTGGCCGCTCGCCCCTCTCGCCGTGGAATCCGAGGACGCGGCTGCGACGGGACGACGACGCTGGGCGGGGACGATCGCCACCTGA